A stretch of Episyrphus balteatus chromosome 2, idEpiBalt1.1, whole genome shotgun sequence DNA encodes these proteins:
- the LOC129911139 gene encoding uncharacterized protein LOC129911139 isoform X1 translates to MSVESNTPVDPRVQVELEKLNSATDNINKYEVELEEAKCEFKKLLAESVERIKQSAHKLSNSIQTAKPYYEARLYATQLSKETQLAASNFEKAKSVHAAAKEMVYLAEQGLGEKSTLDTACQEMLSHAAGRVNQSQVECTETRNILKMCELKQEVANNRVAKLQSQLKAAIKASSYNIRRKLLLINLLAYQHDLLSLPYYETRANYNGLLKTQKERITSLESRVAEAKMSYNDALKNLEQISEEIHKMRQEKRKFMQIEQKAAAETHAQDAVDNSTSSFPCRIESCDEYLEIPPKLSTKSSPVRQKYPDQHDCPHLLQDFESILRFPPASTGGYGDIPKSSSDTLCSTIARQQLVTTSPIITNDDIEQWTEIRLSNSGSTSSSYSHHSGSGGGLASGLIDDHTPTGSETSSSDETRKVTCTTVFTMDDGLEEKKRSGGDTGGITTWISRSSSFKTSGRRQSLDLLIDASDKVKDVFTFGMQRVGKSLERRNSESEMNNENSDFFLFSRSDKDHLSDEQVENLLLNDEGDLGLQNMNDISNY, encoded by the exons ATGTCTGTTGAAAGTAATACACCCGTGGATCCAAGAGTTCaa GTTGAACTGGAAAAACTTAACTCTGCCACTGACAATATTAACAAATACGAAGTGGAATTGGAA gaAGCAAAATGTGAATTCAAAAAACTTCTAGCCGAAAGTGTTGAACGAATAAAGCAATCCGCCCACAAGCTTAGCAATTCAATTCAAACAGCCAAGCCCTACTATGAAGCACGTCTATATGCTACCCAG cttTCCAAAGAAACACAATTGGCTGCTAGTAATTTTGAAAAGGCCAAATCTGTTCATGCAGCTGCCAAAGAAATGGTCTATTTAGCTGAACAAGGATTGGGAGAAAAATCTACATTAGATACTGCCTGCCAAGAGATGTTAAGTCATGCAGCTGGACGTGTAAATCAGTCGCAAGTTGAATGTACTGAAACTCGAAATATCCTTAAAATGTGCGAGCTAAAACAAGAGGTTGCTAATAATCGTGTAGCTAAATTGCAATCACAACTAAAGGCTGCTATAAAAGCTTCGAG ttacaaCATTCGAAGAAAGCTTcttttaatcaatttattgGCATACCAACATGATTTATTAAGTTT ACCCTATTATGAAACTCGAGCTAACTACAACGGActtttaaaaacccaaaaagaAAGAATCACAAGTTTAGAAAGTCGAGTAGCAGAAGCAAAAATGTCTTACAATGATGCCCTAAAAAATCTTGAACAAATTTCCGAGGAAATTCATAAAATGCGACAAGAAAAACGTAAATTCATGCAAATAGAACAAAAGGCTGCTGCAGAGACTCACGCACAAGATGCTGTTGATAATTCCACATCATCATTTCCATGTCGCATTGAGTCATGTGATGAGTATCTGGAAATCCCTCCAAAGCTTAGCACAAAATCCAGTCCGGTTCGACAGAAATACCCCGACCAACATGACTGTCCACACTTACTACAGGATTTTGAGTCCATTTTAAGATTCCCGCCAGCTTCAACGGGCGGTTATGGAGATATACCAAAATCATCGAGTGACACTTTGTGTTCGACAATTGCCCGCCAACAATTGGTTACAACTTCACCAATAATTACAAACGATGACATAGAGCAATGGACTGAAATCCGATTGTCAAATTCGGGCAGCACCAGTTCCAGTTATTCGCATCATTCGGGCAGTGGTGGTGGTCTGGCTAGTGGGTTGATCGATGATCATACACCAACTGGAAGTGAGACTTCATCGTCAGATGAAACTAGGAAGGTTACTTGCACGACGGTATTCACCATGGACGATGGTTTGGAGGAGAAGAAACGCTCTGGTGGGGATACAGGTGGTATAACAACATGGATATCACGGTCAAGTAGTTTTAAGACGTCAGGACGTAGGCAGAGTTTAGATTTATTGATCGATGCCAGTGACAAGGTGAAGGATGTCTTCACTTTTGGAATGCAGAGAGTTGGAAAATCTCTGGAGCGACGGAATAGTGAATCCGAGATGAATAATGAAAATAGtgattttttccttttctcaag ATCAGATAAAGATCATCTTTCTGATGAACAAGTTGAGAATTTACTTTTGAATGATGAAGGAGACTTAGGACTACAAAATATGAATGACAtatcaaattattaa
- the LOC129911139 gene encoding guanine nucleotide exchange factor rei-2 isoform X2, which translates to MSVESNTPVDPRVQVELEKLNSATDNINKYEVELEEAKCEFKKLLAESVERIKQSAHKLSNSIQTAKPYYEARLYATQLSKETQLAASNFEKAKSVHAAAKEMVYLAEQGLGEKSTLDTACQEMLSHAAGRVNQSQVECTETRNILKMCELKQEVANNRVAKLQSQLKAAIKASRPYYETRANYNGLLKTQKERITSLESRVAEAKMSYNDALKNLEQISEEIHKMRQEKRKFMQIEQKAAAETHAQDAVDNSTSSFPCRIESCDEYLEIPPKLSTKSSPVRQKYPDQHDCPHLLQDFESILRFPPASTGGYGDIPKSSSDTLCSTIARQQLVTTSPIITNDDIEQWTEIRLSNSGSTSSSYSHHSGSGGGLASGLIDDHTPTGSETSSSDETRKVTCTTVFTMDDGLEEKKRSGGDTGGITTWISRSSSFKTSGRRQSLDLLIDASDKVKDVFTFGMQRVGKSLERRNSESEMNNENSDFFLFSRSDKDHLSDEQVENLLLNDEGDLGLQNMNDISNY; encoded by the exons ATGTCTGTTGAAAGTAATACACCCGTGGATCCAAGAGTTCaa GTTGAACTGGAAAAACTTAACTCTGCCACTGACAATATTAACAAATACGAAGTGGAATTGGAA gaAGCAAAATGTGAATTCAAAAAACTTCTAGCCGAAAGTGTTGAACGAATAAAGCAATCCGCCCACAAGCTTAGCAATTCAATTCAAACAGCCAAGCCCTACTATGAAGCACGTCTATATGCTACCCAG cttTCCAAAGAAACACAATTGGCTGCTAGTAATTTTGAAAAGGCCAAATCTGTTCATGCAGCTGCCAAAGAAATGGTCTATTTAGCTGAACAAGGATTGGGAGAAAAATCTACATTAGATACTGCCTGCCAAGAGATGTTAAGTCATGCAGCTGGACGTGTAAATCAGTCGCAAGTTGAATGTACTGAAACTCGAAATATCCTTAAAATGTGCGAGCTAAAACAAGAGGTTGCTAATAATCGTGTAGCTAAATTGCAATCACAACTAAAGGCTGCTATAAAAGCTTCGAG ACCCTATTATGAAACTCGAGCTAACTACAACGGActtttaaaaacccaaaaagaAAGAATCACAAGTTTAGAAAGTCGAGTAGCAGAAGCAAAAATGTCTTACAATGATGCCCTAAAAAATCTTGAACAAATTTCCGAGGAAATTCATAAAATGCGACAAGAAAAACGTAAATTCATGCAAATAGAACAAAAGGCTGCTGCAGAGACTCACGCACAAGATGCTGTTGATAATTCCACATCATCATTTCCATGTCGCATTGAGTCATGTGATGAGTATCTGGAAATCCCTCCAAAGCTTAGCACAAAATCCAGTCCGGTTCGACAGAAATACCCCGACCAACATGACTGTCCACACTTACTACAGGATTTTGAGTCCATTTTAAGATTCCCGCCAGCTTCAACGGGCGGTTATGGAGATATACCAAAATCATCGAGTGACACTTTGTGTTCGACAATTGCCCGCCAACAATTGGTTACAACTTCACCAATAATTACAAACGATGACATAGAGCAATGGACTGAAATCCGATTGTCAAATTCGGGCAGCACCAGTTCCAGTTATTCGCATCATTCGGGCAGTGGTGGTGGTCTGGCTAGTGGGTTGATCGATGATCATACACCAACTGGAAGTGAGACTTCATCGTCAGATGAAACTAGGAAGGTTACTTGCACGACGGTATTCACCATGGACGATGGTTTGGAGGAGAAGAAACGCTCTGGTGGGGATACAGGTGGTATAACAACATGGATATCACGGTCAAGTAGTTTTAAGACGTCAGGACGTAGGCAGAGTTTAGATTTATTGATCGATGCCAGTGACAAGGTGAAGGATGTCTTCACTTTTGGAATGCAGAGAGTTGGAAAATCTCTGGAGCGACGGAATAGTGAATCCGAGATGAATAATGAAAATAGtgattttttccttttctcaag ATCAGATAAAGATCATCTTTCTGATGAACAAGTTGAGAATTTACTTTTGAATGATGAAGGAGACTTAGGACTACAAAATATGAATGACAtatcaaattattaa